The Primulina huaijiensis isolate GDHJ02 chromosome 9, ASM1229523v2, whole genome shotgun sequence genomic interval CAAAAGTAGTTCAAAACAATATTAATATGTTCATAGCAAATACATGAAATCTCAAACGTATAATAGAAATGATTACATATTAAACAAACAACCAAAAGATATGTATCAGGTGTTTTATCTCTTTGCCACTCTTTCTCTATACATGCGGCTGCTGGTTATCAGAGAAAACATCTTCAAACACATGTCTGATAGTAGTTTTTTGTTCATGTTGTTTTCCCCGAAATTACCTATCTTCAAATTTGGATTAAGAAACAGCAGCAGAGCAAGAACGGCGAAGAGGGAaaaactaaaactaaaaaaattcaaaattcaacagAGAAATTTAGTAGGAATAAGAGCCGACGGACTCTTACTCCGCCACTGTAACAGCATCGTTCTCACACTTGTCAGTGTTGAGCCAAATCCGATTACACAACATTGGCAATCAGTGCGTTGGAAAATGGAATACAGATTTATCACATATAGAGTAAAAGTCAGATAATAAATCATCACCCCCTTCTGCTTGGCCAAAAAAAATCCCAAAGAAGAATAATTGGCAAAAGCAGAAACACTAACTCAAGTTGAACAGGAGTCGCTAGCACCATCTATGTATTGTTCTGAACCCATAATTCAAGAGAAATTACTTAGAATCCATATTTACATTCAAAGACAGTAGCAAAAAATGGGACTGCCAAGCACCTTTACTTCCAGGATAGCATATGAGTGCATGATCATACATCCATTGATGGTATCTAACCCTGTAATAAACACAGCCATTTCTGTAAGAAAACAGTGAGAAACTAACACAAGGATCCAATCACGAAACCAAACTGAATAGATTGAAACTATACCTTGAGATAATTCTCCGACACCTTGTATGAATCCGGAGTTATAGATACCAACCACATTCCAGGAAATACAaactgcaatcacacacattaCATCAAAAATATTGTGCTTCAAATAGAAAACTGGCATAAAAACACCATgcgaaaaacaaaaaaatcgatCCAAAACAATCTAATCAAATTAAAGTACAACTGTACAAAGGTTTTCTTACATCCACTTGTTTCTGTATGTTCTTGGCCCTCTTCTTAGGCCTCCTCGCTGGCTTTGATCCAGTCATAGAGAAAATATCCTCCTCGATCTCCTCCTTCGTTAAGGCAATCAAAACACTGAGTTTTTTCTTTACTTTCTTCTCGACCCCTCCACCTCCACCGATATTCCCTTCAATTTCCCCTGATCTATTGGTCAGATTCTTCGAGGGTGAATGAGCTTTATTCTTATCAGACAGGACCGATGCAATAACTCTTGCTCCATCTCCATTCATATTGGCGCACTTGTTGATAGGCTTTCGCGGCCTCAAATTCCAAATCTTTGTTTCTTCATCGTTATTATTACCCGTCTTTCCCTCCTCTTCCACCAAGCGAGTCTCATCCTTGTCATCATTAATGTCGAGCTCCCTCAGTTCTTCTAGTACACCGTCGCCTTCAGATTTGTTCTTGGGAGGaatttttatcaatatttttgatttattaaCTGTGGTTGATCCGCCATCTATCACTTTCTGCTTCTTTCCCGGTTTCTCCTCAGCTCGTTCAGAATTTGATGCATAAGCTCCATTCTTTAGACTTACACGCGAAGGAATCCTCGAATGGTTCCTCCTGTACTCAATCAAACAACTTTTATTCCCCCCCAAAGCCTCCGATTCAGAAGAAAACTCACGCTTTGAAGATTGCCTCAAAGAGTCACCACGGATCGGTAACTTCTTGACCGAGTCACTACCCATCAGCGAGTGTTTCATCCATTCGCCTTCAGAAGACTGGTTAGACGATTCTCCGCCGCCAATCTTAGACTGTTTCACCAACTTATCCGTAGACTCAAACGCTAACGGCGACGCAGAATCGCGTAAGGGAGACAGCCGGTGAGGGGAAGGCGCCGAAACGGAATCTCGCAACGGAGATTGACGGAGTGGAGACACAGGAGACGGATTAGGTCTTCTTAACGGTGATTTTACGGAGCGGCGGCGCTGGTGGTGGCCATTGGAGTGCCCGTCCTTGTTCCACTTAAGATGAGGCAGATTGAAATTATGCAGCGGCTGGGACTTCTCTGGAACTGTAGAGGCCATATCGACGATCAACACTCAAGAAAAAGCAACTATTTACACCCAAACACGAAGAAAACACCTATCTGAAGCGTGATCGGCGGCGTAATTTCATTACAAGACAGAATGACGCAACCCAAAATGCCTATATGCGTACATACGTATCGTACTGTGAAAGTATGTGAGCTGGGATTAGGGATTTGTTAAATAAAAGCTTGAGGAAGAAAGGATTTGCGGCTGTGGAGAGAATGAAGAGTTTAGAGAGAGAATTGGGCTACAAAGAATGGCGTGGAGAAGAAGGTCTATAAATTTATGTTCTTGATATTGCATGCATTTTTAtcatttagtattttattttatgacaaaTGGGGAGGTCTGGGTCAGGGTCTGGGTCGGACCCGCTGGATTAGGTAAGGGAAAATCTCGACTCTTAATCGTGACTTTCCTAGATGATATTGTTCGAGTAGTGAATCTGGCGGTTCAGGTCCGGATTCGGGTTAATCGCCGAGTCCAGGTCTGGATAAgtccatattttttaaataaaaaatattattattattttaataaatatttaaagaataaaaaataaattttaaaaagatttgtaCTCATCTATTAAATATTTTCTGatatcagtaaaaaaaaaactctattcAAAAgttttcaataaatcaaataccacaattaaaaatcttaaaatatgatattattatcataaatctTGAGCTGCAATCGTCATAATTTTCATTACTCTCTGCAGTCATAGGGTGTGTTTTACGCTAGaactttttatattttgttcCTTATTTCAAGGGCTCcattataatgataataaaaatattcgGTCTCGAAGGgtcaatgatttttaaagacAGAAACTGTAACCGGTCCGCCTATGACCATTTACGAGCATAGTTCTACGTCAAAACCGTTGACCCGATTAACCATCTCGTTGACCATGAGCCAGTTCCAATGCGAGCCCAACCTGGCCCGTGGCCATGGACGGAGCTATATATGGGGCTGGGTTGGGCTCCAGCCCCACCTAATTTTTTCAATCAATGTATATGTCTTTTATTTCTGGTCGTGGTCAAGTACAACCTTCTCATAGGCATATATAAAGCTCAACCACAAATTTCATGTAATTATGAATCTTAATTGTCATTATCCTCATAGTTatgtatgtaatatataattatatctttCCTGTTGTAATTCTATGGTATtgttaattaaacaaaaaatacaaaactAATTGATCGTCAAAATATAGTTACGAGACTACAATtgattcaacaaaaaaatacaaaactaaaattttcgcggtcgaatatattaaaaatttaaaacaatctttcaaatatatttgaaactaCAAAAATGCACacactatattattaaataagagTCTGAGTCGGGGAAAACGAATCCATAGATTATTCAGTAAGagattgattttgattttcCTAAAACATCAATTTCCTCAAAATTTCcattcattatatttttatgattagaatatagaaaaaaaaaggCTAATGCACAATTAGATAGAAAAAATTTTCCAGCATAGTCGATTTAGgtattaagaaaaatatataatatctactcataaaattacaatatataatattaaagcTTAATGTATatttatgcattatattatCTCCTTGGCATCAATTAAATATATgaacaaattttaaatcatttaaatgaAAACAAGATTTCAATTTGATCATTCACACATTATGTTTATTGTACAAGAATAACACAATTTTAATTCCAATTGTTTCAGTTATTAATCTATTTGACAGCAATTAATGACAcactattaattattatatgtatTTTGTAGCTTGCGttgtatgaaaaaaataaaggaCATACACATTGgttgaaaaaattgataacGATTTAATAATTAACG includes:
- the LOC140985059 gene encoding uncharacterized protein; protein product: MASTVPEKSQPLHNFNLPHLKWNKDGHSNGHHQRRRSVKSPLRRPNPSPVSPLRQSPLRDSVSAPSPHRLSPLRDSASPLAFESTDKLVKQSKIGGGESSNQSSEGEWMKHSLMGSDSVKKLPIRGDSLRQSSKREFSSESEALGGNKSCLIEYRRNHSRIPSRVSLKNGAYASNSERAEEKPGKKQKVIDGGSTTVNKSKILIKIPPKNKSEGDGVLEELRELDINDDKDETRLVEEEGKTGNNNDEETKIWNLRPRKPINKCANMNGDGARVIASVLSDKNKAHSPSKNLTNRSGEIEGNIGGGGGVEKKVKKKLSVLIALTKEEIEEDIFSMTGSKPARRPKKRAKNIQKQVDFVFPGMWLVSITPDSYKVSENYLKG